The DNA window CCTACGCCACTCACGCATCGGCCGTCCAGTCGCTCCGTACAGAGCTCCGAAAGGCACGCGAGTTCGCGGAGGGACGGCCCAACAATCAGATTTCGGCTCAGCAATGGCAGATCCTCATTGACCCGGAGCGCGACCTGCTCGGAGGCTTCCTGCGCGACTGGAAGAAGCAATCGTCGTTCTCGGAGGCCTTCGTGACAGAAAAGAAGAAGCAGATCGCCCAGGCTTTCGACACGATCATCGAACTAGAAAGCGGAAAGCGTGCGCCCGACGAGGTGCCAACCGCCAACTAACTCTCGACAGATCCTTTCGGATTGTCTTTGACGTTTCCCCTCCAGCCCCATGCCCAATTTCGATGACCTTCTCGATGCCCTCAAGAATGAGATCGTCAATCTGGCCGAGTCTCACTTCGACGAGTACCGGGAGCAGGCCGTGACCGATGGGAAAGCCTTCCTGGACGCAACGAAAGAGGACCTACAGCGGTGGACCCGCCTGATGGACGAGGGCGAGCTCTCACAGCAAGAATTCGAATCTCTGGTGCGCGGCAAAAAAGACCTTGCCGAGATGGCCGCCCTGAAGCAGGCGGGACTCGCCGCCGCGAGGGCAGACCAGTTTCGGGACGCAATCATCGACCGCACCGTCGACACCGCAGCCCAGGTGCTTCTGTAAGGGAGACCGTCGTGGATCACTGCCCTCGATCTCGTCGGCTCCGCACGCAAATGGGACAAAATACAAAATGCCCACAGGCCTCGGCGGACCGGTGGGCTGCTGCAATAAAAAAAGCTCCCCTCTGTGACGGGCGAGCTGTTTTTCCTTCAATCACGTCTGCCTACAGTATAACAAAATCACCCCCGGGGTTTGAATAAACTCAGCGTGACAATTTTGCAACGAGAAGAGCTCTGTGCCACTGGGCCTCCTCCGGCTGCCCCTCCTTTGTAGAAGCTGTTTTCATTTCATACGCTTTGAGTCTCGCGGACCCGTTCCTCCCCGCCGGGGATGCAGACGCCGATGTGCTTTCTGTCTACGATCCCATCGGCATCGGATGTGGAGACGGGCGTACATTAAAGCAGGTGCGTAGGGCCTTCTTTCTCCTCCGCCTCCCGACCGTCCGCGGCGATGCGGAAACTGCTAGATGACGATGATTCGCACTTCCGTTCGGGTCTCACTTCCGGAATATGTTCTCGCGGTGCTGCTCCAAATACTCGGGATCCGGCCAGAGAGCGTCTTCCTCAGGAAGATGTGGGGAGCGACCATCGAGCGTGTCCAGCATGCCCGTCGTATTGTAGGAGGCCGTCAGTTCCGAAGAGGTGCGGATGGTGTACTCGGGAGAAATCGTGATGAGGCCGTTCTCGAAGGCCCAGTGGCAGAGCTTGTTGAGGGCAATTCCGTTCCGTGGATCGTCGTTGTGGCTTTCGCTCCAGGGAACGATGTGCGCAGCATCCACGGCGGTGTGGGCGTCGGCCGTTAAAATTCGGATGCCGCTAACGGCACAGCGATGGTCGTACGCTTCTACGACCACGCGACGAAACCCTTTGTCGCGCACGTGTGCTTCCGGCTCGTCAACCTCCGCTGTTTCCTCCGACTGGACAAGGTCCAGGAGCCTGCGACTGTACCGATACGCTTTCTCGTGAACGTGTCCTTTCTCGTACAGGACCTCGTGTACATCCTCGGCAAAGTACGTCTCGATCAAGGTCCGGCGCAGAGGCTCCCGGTCTTCTTCATTCTGCATCAGCTCAAACAGGGAATCGTCAAGTCGTGCGCCGTCGGTGTGCTCGTGCAGCAGGCGCGTCGACCGCAATCGCCGACCGGACTCCACGACATTTTCGTGCCCCGGTGACGGGATGAGATGCCAGAAGCCTTCGCTCGTCAGGTGGTAAAAGGGAAGAGCGATGTTCGGGGGATGATCGATCGGCATCACCGCCCGCCAGTATTCCGAGAACGGATCCCCGAGTGCTGGATCCAATGGAATCCGATTCTCCTCGATGCTTCCCTCCGCAAATCGATCGACCACCGCAAGAAGGAGAAGCGGCTTGTGTGGAGAGGCCTGCAGGGTGGTCGTCGGATAGCGCTCCTGGTTGTGGTCCTGTCGCAGACGGGAGAAGTGATCGATATATTCGGACAATACGGACATGGATGTGGGAACGGAGGAGCGAGATCAACGGGATATCCAGTGACGTGACGTTTGCCTTCGACGCTCACCAACAGATTCGACAAACAAACGGATGAGCGATGTAGCTGCACCGGAGGACTTTTGTGAGTCAGACACGGCCTCCTGCTCTACATTTGATACGCTCCCGCTGGGCCTCGAAAGACTTCCTCCACGTGCCACGTTACGACCTCACCGTCTGGATAGTACGTCGTGCGTTGGGGCGTATGAATGCGCTTACCATGGTGGTCACGTAGGCGAGAGAGGTGGGGATCTGATCCATGAACGGCTTCCGAGACGAGAAGGTAGAGGTCCTCCGTGACGTGCAGAGCGCCCTTGTCAAGCATCTTGTGGTGAAGAGCACAAAGCGCTAAGCCGTTCGATACATCGTCCGGTCCTTGTGCTTGCTTCCACTTGATGTGAGCCGCTTCGAGTCCGATAGGCGTACCAGTCGCTCCGATTCGAAGATCGAAGCCACAAATTGCACACTGATACTGGTAGGCCTGAAGCACCTGGAGGCGGAAGTCAGGGTCGCGGTACGTGGATGCACTTTCAAGATCGAGCCCCGCTGCAACAGCAATGTCCTCATGAAGCGACGACGGAAAATGTGAGGACAGAAGCAGACGAGCAATGCTTCGTCGAAGTCCCGGGTCTTCCCGAAGAGATTCGTAAATGTCTTCAGGAAACCCACCTCTAATGTTCTTCTCCCGGAGTTCGGTAATTCTCGGCGGATCCGAAGTATTTTCCGGTGCGTCCAGACGGTCGGACTCTGGAATAACCCATACACCATCAGTCCGCAGGTGCCAGAATGGGTACTCTGGATGATGGCGCTTTCGGGGCGGTCCAAACTCAACCAGTAGA is part of the Salinibacter sp. 10B genome and encodes:
- a CDS encoding HNH endonuclease; translation: MSVLSEYIDHFSRLRQDHNQERYPTTTLQASPHKPLLLLAVVDRFAEGSIEENRIPLDPALGDPFSEYWRAVMPIDHPPNIALPFYHLTSEGFWHLIPSPGHENVVESGRRLRSTRLLHEHTDGARLDDSLFELMQNEEDREPLRRTLIETYFAEDVHEVLYEKGHVHEKAYRYSRRLLDLVQSEETAEVDEPEAHVRDKGFRRVVVEAYDHRCAVSGIRILTADAHTAVDAAHIVPWSESHNDDPRNGIALNKLCHWAFENGLITISPEYTIRTSSELTASYNTTGMLDTLDGRSPHLPEEDALWPDPEYLEQHRENIFRK
- a CDS encoding phosphorothioated DNA-binding restriction endonuclease; amino-acid sequence: MQASSSRRERLQSQFEELTVWKQGEQRASNKPLLILYALGRLAQGDRWLTYSNIEEDLRNLLVEFGPPRKRHHPEYPFWHLRTDGVWVIPESDRLDAPENTSDPPRITELREKNIRGGFPEDIYESLREDPGLRRSIARLLLSSHFPSSLHEDIAVAAGLDLESASTYRDPDFRLQVLQAYQYQCAICGFDLRIGATGTPIGLEAAHIKWKQAQGPDDVSNGLALCALHHKMLDKGALHVTEDLYLLVSEAVHGSDPHLSRLRDHHGKRIHTPQRTTYYPDGEVVTWHVEEVFRGPAGAYQM